A genomic window from Massilia sp. METH4 includes:
- a CDS encoding flagellar motor switch protein FliG produces the protein MNVNLNDLAPEGATLTPVEQAAIVLLSIGEEQAAAVLRCLSREELLEVTQVMSRMSGIKVEAVKSAIQTFFDDYRQQSGVHGASRQYLKRSLDLALGGDIANTVLNNIYGDELRPKMARLQWASPKWLADYIANEHVRIQAVFLSFLPPALAGQIVDGLPVEGRDLVLLSLARLDEIDRDLLAELDELVDRCLASFDMQSTSIEGVKQVAEILNRLPGNRAQVVELLRAHDPSIVEQIELSMYDFLILASQTEAVLSRLIEEVPLEQWAIALKGAEPSIRDAVLRTMPKRQAQAFEDMMRRAGPVPMSRIEAARSEIMATVKALADSGEVEVQLFAETVVE, from the coding sequence ATGAACGTGAATCTGAACGATCTGGCACCCGAGGGTGCAACGCTGACCCCGGTCGAGCAAGCCGCCATCGTGCTGCTGTCGATCGGCGAGGAACAGGCGGCGGCCGTGCTGCGCTGCCTGTCCCGCGAGGAATTGCTGGAAGTGACCCAGGTCATGTCGCGCATGAGCGGCATCAAGGTCGAAGCCGTGAAGAGCGCGATCCAGACCTTCTTCGACGACTACCGCCAGCAGTCGGGCGTGCACGGCGCCTCGCGCCAGTACCTGAAGCGCTCGCTGGACCTGGCCCTGGGCGGCGACATCGCCAACACGGTGCTGAACAATATCTACGGCGACGAGCTGCGCCCGAAAATGGCGCGCCTGCAGTGGGCCTCGCCGAAGTGGCTGGCCGACTACATCGCCAACGAGCACGTGCGCATCCAGGCCGTATTCCTGTCCTTCCTGCCGCCGGCGCTGGCCGGCCAGATCGTCGACGGCCTGCCCGTCGAGGGCCGCGACCTGGTGCTGCTCTCCCTGGCGCGCCTGGACGAGATCGACCGCGATCTGCTGGCCGAGCTCGATGAGCTGGTGGACCGTTGCCTGGCCTCGTTCGACATGCAGAGCACCAGCATCGAAGGCGTCAAGCAGGTGGCCGAGATCCTGAACCGCCTGCCAGGCAACCGCGCCCAGGTGGTGGAGCTGCTGCGTGCCCACGATCCGTCGATCGTGGAACAGATCGAACTGTCGATGTACGACTTCCTGATCCTGGCCTCGCAGACCGAAGCCGTGCTGTCGCGCCTGATCGAGGAAGTGCCGCTGGAGCAGTGGGCCATCGCCCTGAAGGGTGCCGAGCCGTCGATCCGCGACGCGGTGCTCAGGACGATGCCGAAGCGCCAGGCGCAGGCATTCGAGGACATGATGCGCCGCGCCGGCCCGGTGCCGATGTCGCGCATCGAGGCGGCCCGTTCGGAAATCATGGCCACCGTCAAGGCACTGGCCGATTCCGGCGAAGTCGAGGTGCAGCTGTTCGCCGAGACGGTGGTCGAATGA